CGGCCAACCAACGCCAACTGTCTCAGCACGAGTTAGAACATTGGTGACGGTACTACGTGAGATATCTAAACTGGCGGCGATAGCTCGACGACTCATTCCTCCTTCATGGTACAGACGTAAGATTTCCTTGAGCTTTGGCATGGGCAACCTCCATTCAGCCAAGACAGTGCCTCCTTTCGCGGATACAACAAGATCCGACAAAAGGGGTAATTTCCCTGCTTGATTTGGTAGCCCACACAGACGATTTGGAGGAGCGAAGTGGGAAGGCCTTGAACGAGGAGATTATCTGTCCAAGACTTTTCGGAATGGGTGTCCAAGAGTTATTGGAATAGAGGGCCGAGAGTTTGGCTCTCCCGCAATTTTGTTGAGTGAAGCAATTTTATCGGTGCCAGAGCTAGGCTGAGCGGAGTTTCCACTGAGTGATGTCTGTGAATCTCTGTACATATGCTAGCCAGATGACACTGGTACTTGTGTCACATGGCTACTCTGAGTACTTTGGGTTCTCCGTTCTTCTGCATTTCTGCGCACCGCTAGATACAGATATCTCTTCTCGAGTAGATCGAGCTTTCCTCTGCCGAACATCTGCCTCTTCACGGTCTTCAAGCTGTTCACAGCGGCTTCGACTGGACCGTTACTCCAATTCTCCATCAGGGCGGCAGTTACTGCTTTCTCGTCTCTTTGCAATCCATGCGCGAAACTACGAAGCTCAGGAACGTTTGACTCATCGGCCTTGGAGAGCCACATTTTAAGACGGTTGATGTCCCGAGTGTCAAACAGATGCTCAAATTCCCGGGTCAGTTCATAGGCTTCTTTAACGGACGGCTCACTGTCAACCCAACGGGTTAATTCGCCTTGGGTCTCAGGCTCCAGTTTGTCGTCCTTCCGAACCCATCTTTTTACCCATTCCCAAACGGAGGTAGACTGAACGGACTTCACCTTTGGCGTAGATTCCCGCCAAGTCGACAAGTGTGCTGCCATCTGGGAATACTTACCCTTGAAACCCAACGCCTGTATCTCCGCAAAAAGCTGTTTGGCATTATGGCACCCAGACTCCCACCGTGACTTTAAATAGGCCAGAAACGGGTCGAGTTTTCGATGACTCCATCTTTGCTCGACTGGTATCCCACTTTGAAGATATTTCGTCACCGTTGAACGGCTAATTCCAAGCTTGGTCGCAATGGCACGACGGGTCATTCCTTGCGTACTCAGTCGATGAACATGTTCCCACAGCGCCTTTTTTCGAGCCAGTGTATTCGACATCAATTCGTCATTATCATTCGGAGAACTTCCAATCTCGGAATCGGTAGCCGGTTCTTTGTCAGTCAAGTTCATCTCTGGTGGATGCTTGTGGAGCAGTCTCTTCACGCAATCGTCGACCGCATCCAGGAAGTTATGCTTGATATGAAATCGATCCGCCACTTGCATGGCGGTCGGATCACCTTGGTCGATTGCACCGCGATATGTTTGGGAACCGTCTCGAGTAACAATTGCTGGGAGATTAGGCCGCTCCGTCAGCCATTTGGTCAGGGTTGGGGCTTCTCTGTCCGGAAGCAATGCGACAGGAAGGTGATTTTTCACGTCGTAGCAGAGTGTTCCGTATCGCTGTCCCTTGCGCATCGCCCAATCGTCCACACCTAAGACCGTTAAATCGGTGGGTATCTCTGGTCCCGGCTGCCTTCTAACAGCTCGAAGGAAACTGTCAGCACTCCAAAACAACCCAATGATCGAACCGAGTCGCTCAGCAGCTTCGCCGCCACACTCCACACCCATGGCAACCAGACAATCCTGAGCACGGCAGGTCCGCCGGCCGTATCGGACAGATAGACCTGGAAACTGCTCAGTAAAATATTTACACTCACAGTCTGGATTCTCACACTGAAAGCATCGACACGAAAGAAGAAGCTCCACTGGCCGACCAAAGCAGGGCAAGTCATGAAGAGTACGTAAGCGTTTGGAGTGGATCTTCTGACTCAAACGCGCACACTTAGGACATGCAACATTCGGACGTGCTGGTTCGCACACAATCAAGATATGGTTGTCCGTAGTAACGCGAATATTCACAACCCGAACCGCGTCAAAAGAGGGTAAAATATCTATGTAAGGTAGCGCGGTCAATGGAAACACCTCCGTGTGTCGGCACGGACGTCGACATTGATCGCCTATCTTTTATACCATTATGTGAATTTTGTCAATAGAGTAAATAGTACAATCAACAAAATTGCGGGAGAGCCGAGAGTTTTCGGAATTAACGTCCAAGACTTAACGGAATCCCTGTCCAAGAGATTCCGGAATATGCACCCAAGCGGTCAAAGAGATGAACCCCAAGTTCATCCTCCAATGCTTTTATCTGCATCGTGACGTTGGAGGGGACGTAGCTCAGCACTTCCGCAGCTCGACTGAAATTTAAAGTTGATGCAACCGTGCGGAACGTAATCAGTTGACGCAATTCCATCATGCGAACCCCCTCTTACTTTCAATATTAATGAATACAACTTTCAATTTCATTCACTTTTATTGAACGTATCACAGGCCTATATTTAAGTACAAGAAACGCGGTTTACATGTCCGGTTTAATTTTGATGGGAGCGACCACGCGATGGATTATGAGATTTTTGATTTAGGTGACGTTACCTTGCAATCAGGAGTGACGTTACCGAGCGCTTTTCTTGCTTATAAGACTTATGGAAGATTAAATGAAAACAAAGATAATGTCATCGTCTATCCAACTGCTTTTGGCGACCAGCATGTTCAGAATGAATGGCTCATTGGGGACGGCATGGCACTAGATCCGCGGAAATATTTCATTATCGTTCCAAACCTGCTGGGCAACGGATTATCTTCATCTCCCAGTAACACACGTCCCCCATTCGACCGAGAAAATTTTCCACATGTAACCATCTATGATAACGTTAATTTACAGTATCGACTCGTTACCGAAAAATTCGGCATTCAAAAGATTGCTCTCGCAGTTGGATGGTCAATGGGAGGCATTCAGTCATTCCAATGGGGAGCAAGTTATCCTGACATGGTGGAACGAATTGCACCTTTCGCTGGAACAGCTAGAACTTGGCCCCATACGTTTGTGGTCTTGGACGGCATGAAAGCTCCACTCATGGCCGCAGTAGACTTCGATTCAAGTAAATTAAATCAGTTGACTTCTGCAGACATGCGCCCTGTGGGCCGTGTGTATGCGGGATGGGGCTTATCACAGGCATTTTACAGAGAGGAACTTTATCGTGAACTGGGATATGACTCATTGGCGGATTTTGTGGCTGGCGTCTGGGAAGATAGCTTTATGAAGATGGACCCGCACAATGTTCTGGCTATGTTATGGACTGGACAATTTGCAGATATTAGCGCAAACCCCTGCTATAACGGAGACTTCGAAGCGGCGCTCAAAAATATTAAAGCGCTTGCCTGCATCATGCCAGGGAGTACGGATCTCTTCTGCACGGTTGACGATAACGAATACGAGGCTAAGTTTATACCTAATGCTGTTCTTAATCCGATAGAGTCAATTTGGGGCCATTTTGCCGGTCGTGGAATCAACAGCGCCGATAATAATAAATTTATCGATGACAACCTAAAACGCTTGTTGGCGCTGAGCACAAACGGATAGATCATCCTTCGTGATGGTTCACCTTGTTCGGAATGGCGTCTTTCGCCGGTGCTAGCGCAGAGATCGCTGGGTCAATTGACCATTTCCATCTCGAAGCTACGTGTAACGTCCACGGATGCGGTTTATCGTTCGGTATGATCTAGGATAATTAGCTCCTAACGCGCAGTACATTGTGAAGGCTAGACAAAGTTATGCGTTTTTAGGTTGGAGGTAACTATATGCCACTATTTGAACTTGGATTCCCGGAACTCGGGGAGGGCCTGCACGAGGGTCGAATCAGCAAATGGCTCGTCCAACCAAGAGACACCATTCAGGAAGACGATGCAATTGCCGAAGTGGAGAACGACAAAGCCCTCGTTGAGCTCCCGTCTCCGGTGAGTGGCAAAATCGTCGAAATCAAGGTCGCGGAAGGCAGCACTTGCGTCGTTGGAGATATAATTCTCACCTTCGAGGTTGCAGGCGACGTACAATCATCGCCTGGCGCAGGCGGAGGTAGCGAATCGTCATCTGCCCCGGCGGATGTACCCACTCCCGCTGCACAAAGTTCGGCATCTGCTATTGTTCCAGCGCCAGAGCCAGTTCCGGCAAAAAACGCTGCAGCCGACATTCTGGCAACGCCAGTCGTACGTGGGTATGCTCGAGAGCAAGGAGTAGATATCGCGTCAGTCCATGGAACGGGATACAACGGTAAGGTAACCAAGGCGGATATTGATTGCTTCACGAAAGGAACGACAGCGGCTCCAACTCATTCGTTGAGCTTAGCGACCGCTCACACAACGCCGTTCTCGACGGTTGCTCAGGTCAGCGGCGAAGAGATCGAAGAGCGCGTAGCATTGCCGATGATCCGCCAGGCGATTGCTCGTACGGTGGTCAAGAGTAAGTACACGGCACCTCACGTGACACTGATGGACGAGGTCGACGTAACTAAACTCGTCGAGTTGCGCGAAGAAGTCAAGCCTGTCGCCGAGGCTCGCGGTGTTAAGATTACTTATCTTCCGTTCATCGTGAAGGCACTGATTGCCGTTTTGCGCAGCCGCCCTCAGTTGAACTCGTCGTATGACGAAGAGAAGCAGGAACTTGTACTGAAACACTACTATCATATCGGCATTATGACAGATACGGACCGTGGTGTTCTCGTTCCGGTCGTGAAACACGCTGGTAAGAAAAACATGTGGGATATCGCACAAGAGATTAACGATCTCGCGACACGTGGCCGAAGTGGGAGGCTGTCCCCGAACGAGATGAAGGGCAGTACCATCTCAATTACGAATATCGGTTCCGCTGGCGGTATGTTCTTCACCCCGATTATCAACTACCCTGAGGTCGCGATTCTTGGTGTCGGCCGCATCACGGAGAAATCTGTGATTCGCGATGGAGAATTTACAGTCGGACAAATGATGTCGCTCTCGTTAAGTTTCGATCACCGCATAATTGACGGCGCACTGGGGCAACAATTTATCAATGATATCAAACGTCTGTTGGAAAATCCTTATCTGTTACTTTTGGACGTATAAACAATGGTTCACTGGGGCAGATTATACTCTCTCTGTGATAAAACTCGACTCTCTATTCAGATTTCTAAACGTGGCGCTATTGCATGTTACTCCCTCTATGCTGCCCGATAATGACACACCCCAGAAAAGTCCTCGTTTGATATTTATGCACACATGGGAGCAAATCCTTCTTCGGCATCAGCCCCGTCCGACAAACAAGGTTTCTGTAGCAAGGCTATTGCTAGTTATGCAAACATTGAATAATGTTACAGTAGAGATGAGTGTGTAATCGTAGGTCGGATTGGAGACATGACTATGTGGAGTGAGGATTTCTTCAGACATTCAT
The Alicyclobacillus curvatus genome window above contains:
- a CDS encoding ISL3 family transposase — encoded protein: MTALPYIDILPSFDAVRVVNIRVTTDNHILIVCEPARPNVACPKCARLSQKIHSKRLRTLHDLPCFGRPVELLLSCRCFQCENPDCECKYFTEQFPGLSVRYGRRTCRAQDCLVAMGVECGGEAAERLGSIIGLFWSADSFLRAVRRQPGPEIPTDLTVLGVDDWAMRKGQRYGTLCYDVKNHLPVALLPDREAPTLTKWLTERPNLPAIVTRDGSQTYRGAIDQGDPTAMQVADRFHIKHNFLDAVDDCVKRLLHKHPPEMNLTDKEPATDSEIGSSPNDNDELMSNTLARKKALWEHVHRLSTQGMTRRAIATKLGISRSTVTKYLQSGIPVEQRWSHRKLDPFLAYLKSRWESGCHNAKQLFAEIQALGFKGKYSQMAAHLSTWRESTPKVKSVQSTSVWEWVKRWVRKDDKLEPETQGELTRWVDSEPSVKEAYELTREFEHLFDTRDINRLKMWLSKADESNVPELRSFAHGLQRDEKAVTAALMENWSNGPVEAAVNSLKTVKRQMFGRGKLDLLEKRYLYLAVRRNAEERRTQSTQSSHVTQVPVSSG
- a CDS encoding alpha/beta fold hydrolase, whose translation is MDYEIFDLGDVTLQSGVTLPSAFLAYKTYGRLNENKDNVIVYPTAFGDQHVQNEWLIGDGMALDPRKYFIIVPNLLGNGLSSSPSNTRPPFDRENFPHVTIYDNVNLQYRLVTEKFGIQKIALAVGWSMGGIQSFQWGASYPDMVERIAPFAGTARTWPHTFVVLDGMKAPLMAAVDFDSSKLNQLTSADMRPVGRVYAGWGLSQAFYREELYRELGYDSLADFVAGVWEDSFMKMDPHNVLAMLWTGQFADISANPCYNGDFEAALKNIKALACIMPGSTDLFCTVDDNEYEAKFIPNAVLNPIESIWGHFAGRGINSADNNKFIDDNLKRLLALSTNG
- a CDS encoding 2-oxo acid dehydrogenase subunit E2 produces the protein MPLFELGFPELGEGLHEGRISKWLVQPRDTIQEDDAIAEVENDKALVELPSPVSGKIVEIKVAEGSTCVVGDIILTFEVAGDVQSSPGAGGGSESSSAPADVPTPAAQSSASAIVPAPEPVPAKNAAADILATPVVRGYAREQGVDIASVHGTGYNGKVTKADIDCFTKGTTAAPTHSLSLATAHTTPFSTVAQVSGEEIEERVALPMIRQAIARTVVKSKYTAPHVTLMDEVDVTKLVELREEVKPVAEARGVKITYLPFIVKALIAVLRSRPQLNSSYDEEKQELVLKHYYHIGIMTDTDRGVLVPVVKHAGKKNMWDIAQEINDLATRGRSGRLSPNEMKGSTISITNIGSAGGMFFTPIINYPEVAILGVGRITEKSVIRDGEFTVGQMMSLSLSFDHRIIDGALGQQFINDIKRLLENPYLLLLDV